The genome window TTTAGCTCGCTTAAAACTATCTAAAATGAGATCTTTTGATATGTTATTTGGAGCACTCCTCCCCTGGTCTGCAATAGCTGCTTTGCAAGTTTTAATCCTTCTTATAACTGCAATAATCATGGGTTTTAACTGGCAAGGAGGATTAAATTCTATATTACTGGCCATGTTCATCGGTGTCATTGGGGGAATTGCTTCTATAGCATTAGGTATGATTATTGCCTCTTTTGCTAAAAACGACCAACAAGCATCTAACCTGGGAATATTAGTATCCATACCTATTTCTTTCCTTGTAGGAGCTTTCTTCCCTCTTCCACAAGTGGTTATTGGTGAATTCATGGGTAGAACATTTGAATTTTATGATATTCTACCCTGGACCCATATATTAGATGCTCTAAGGACTGTGTTGATTTATGGTGAAGGTTGGGATGCCATTACATATGATATGGGTTGGAGTATTTTGCTCACGGCTATAATATTTGTTGTAGGTGTGGTGTTATTCTCTAAACTTCGTTTAAGTGTTGATAAATAGTTAAATATTAAAATATAGATAGTTAAATTAATTAAAATAAATTTTAATATTTTTATTTAATTTAATTTAGAAAATCCATATGAATGAATCATGTAGAATTAATAATGGGGTGATTTTAATCTCAGAAAAAATACACAAGCATGGTGGAAAATCCAGTAGTGAAATTTTAAGTGCTTCCGAAGTTTTAAAAAATGTAGGTTTAAAATCCGGAGATATATTTTTGGATGCTGGTAGTGGGGATGGGTTTATTTCACTAGAAGCATCAGAAATTGTTGGTGAAAATGGTAAAGTCTATGCTGCTGATGTTCACAAACCATCAATGGATATTTTACGTCAGAAAATTGAAGAAAAAGATTTAAAAAATATAAATCCTATTCTGGCGGACATAACTTCTAGCATTCCTGTTGAAAATAAATCTATAGATCTATATCTCACTGCCAATGTATTCCATGGGATAGTGGGTAATGCTGAATTAGATAGTACCATGAAAGAAATCAATCGAGTTTTAAAAGATGATGGAGTTTTAGCTATCGTGGAATTTATTAAAGAAGAAGGAATGCCTGGACCACCCATGGATGTTCGTCTGGAACCACAAGATGTTCTGAATAATATTGAAAAGTATGGTTTTGAAGAAAAAGAAGTTAAGCAAACTGGGCCTTATCATTATGTGG of Methanobacteriales archaeon HGW-Methanobacteriales-1 contains these proteins:
- a CDS encoding methyltransferase type 11, which produces MNESCRINNGVILISEKIHKHGGKSSSEILSASEVLKNVGLKSGDIFLDAGSGDGFISLEASEIVGENGKVYAADVHKPSMDILRQKIEEKDLKNINPILADITSSIPVENKSIDLYLTANVFHGIVGNAELDSTMKEINRVLKDDGVLAIVEFIKEEGMPGPPMDVRLEPQDVLNNIEKYGFEEKEVKQTGPYHYVVLASKK